A region of Maridesulfovibrio sp. DNA encodes the following proteins:
- the hslV gene encoding ATP-dependent protease subunit HslV: MEMRGTTILAIKDDKGTAMIGDGQVTMGQAVVMKHSAVKVRTLYNDQVIAGFAGATADAFTLFERFEKKLKTYSGNLVRSAVEMATDWRTDKFLRKLEAMIMVADAEHILIISGNGDVIEPDDGVASIGSGGSFALSAARALIRNTDMPAAEIARKSMEIASEICVYTNDHFVLKTLEK; the protein is encoded by the coding sequence ATGGAAATGAGAGGAACAACCATTCTGGCCATCAAGGATGACAAAGGCACTGCCATGATCGGTGACGGTCAGGTCACCATGGGTCAGGCTGTGGTAATGAAACACTCAGCGGTCAAAGTCCGTACCCTTTATAATGATCAGGTTATCGCCGGATTCGCCGGAGCAACCGCCGACGCTTTTACCCTTTTCGAACGCTTTGAAAAAAAGCTGAAAACCTACTCCGGAAACCTTGTGCGCTCTGCCGTCGAAATGGCTACCGACTGGCGTACCGATAAATTCCTGCGCAAACTGGAAGCAATGATCATGGTCGCCGATGCCGAACACATACTGATAATCAGTGGTAACGGTGATGTAATTGAACCTGACGACGGTGTAGCCTCTATCGGTTCCGGCGGGTCCTTTGCTCTTTCTGCTGCCCGTGCGTTAATACGCAATACAGATATGCCTGCTGCGGAAATCGCCCGGAAATCCATGGAAATCGCCAGTGAAATCTGTGTATACACCAACGACCATTTTGTTCTCAAAACCCTTGAAAAATAA
- the hslU gene encoding ATP-dependent protease ATPase subunit HslU — translation MSNLTPREIVSELDKFIIGQSDAKRMVAIAMRNRWRRQQLPPELREEIAPKNIIMMGPTGVGKTEIARRLAKLAGCPFFKVEATKFTEVGYVGRDVESMVRDLMEIGINLVRKEEMEKVKVKAEKHAENALLDLLLPSSKSKQPGMGFFNPAAPEEQQQEQPAIDQSSTREKFRKMWREGKLDDREVEIEVTVQGGGVEIMSMPGMEDMGMQVNDMIGKMFPGKKKMRKVNIREAYEILIQQESDKLIDMDNVAELARERVEQSGILFLDEIDKIAGNQEGGGSANVSREGVQRDLLPVVEGCVVNTKYGMVKTDHILFISAGAFSYAKPSDLIPELQGRFPLRVELTSLDKDDFYRILTEPQNALTVQYKALLETENLTVDFSREALEEVAFNAQKFNEETENIGARRLYTIMEKILSDLSFDAPDRSGDSIVIDKEYVQEKLQDVTEDRDLSRYIL, via the coding sequence ATGAGTAATCTTACACCTAGAGAAATTGTTTCTGAACTGGATAAATTCATCATCGGCCAGTCCGATGCCAAACGGATGGTTGCAATTGCCATGCGTAACCGCTGGCGGCGTCAGCAGCTTCCCCCGGAACTGCGGGAAGAAATCGCACCCAAGAACATCATCATGATGGGACCCACAGGAGTGGGTAAAACTGAAATCGCCCGCCGGCTGGCCAAGCTTGCCGGATGCCCTTTCTTCAAGGTTGAAGCCACCAAATTCACTGAAGTCGGTTACGTGGGACGTGATGTTGAATCCATGGTCCGCGACCTGATGGAAATCGGCATCAACCTTGTGCGCAAGGAAGAGATGGAAAAAGTAAAAGTAAAGGCAGAAAAACACGCAGAAAACGCCCTGCTTGACCTGCTGCTCCCTTCTTCCAAATCCAAACAACCGGGCATGGGATTCTTCAATCCCGCAGCACCGGAAGAACAGCAGCAGGAACAGCCTGCAATAGACCAGTCTTCCACCCGTGAAAAATTCCGCAAGATGTGGCGTGAAGGCAAACTTGATGACCGCGAAGTGGAAATAGAGGTTACCGTACAGGGCGGCGGTGTGGAAATCATGTCCATGCCCGGTATGGAAGACATGGGCATGCAGGTCAATGACATGATCGGCAAGATGTTTCCCGGCAAAAAGAAAATGCGCAAAGTCAACATCCGTGAAGCATATGAGATCCTCATCCAGCAGGAATCTGACAAGCTCATCGATATGGACAACGTGGCGGAGCTGGCCCGGGAACGTGTTGAACAGAGCGGAATCCTCTTTTTGGACGAGATTGATAAAATCGCAGGTAATCAGGAAGGCGGAGGTTCCGCAAATGTCTCCCGCGAAGGAGTTCAACGCGATCTGCTGCCAGTGGTTGAAGGCTGTGTGGTCAATACCAAATACGGCATGGTCAAGACAGACCACATCCTGTTCATTTCCGCGGGTGCGTTCAGTTACGCCAAGCCATCTGATCTTATCCCCGAACTGCAGGGCCGCTTTCCCCTGCGCGTGGAACTCACCTCCCTTGATAAGGACGATTTCTACCGAATCCTTACCGAACCGCAAAATGCCCTGACAGTTCAATATAAAGCTCTTCTGGAAACAGAAAACCTGACCGTAGACTTCAGTCGCGAAGCCCTTGAAGAAGTGGCTTTCAATGCCCAGAAATTCAATGAGGAAACTGAGAATATCGGAGCCAGAAGGCTTTACACCATCATGGAAAAAATTCTCTCCGACCTCTCCTTTGATGCGCCGGACCGCTCCGGAGACTCTATTGTTATTGATAAGGAATACGTGCAGGAAAAACTGCAGGATGTAACTGAAGACAGGGATCTTTCAAGATATATTCTGTAA